The following are from one region of the Apostichopus japonicus isolate 1M-3 chromosome 17, ASM3797524v1, whole genome shotgun sequence genome:
- the LOC139984107 gene encoding RCC1-like G exchanging factor-like protein, with translation MAISYTKSIITFAKLGCRFPSRGQSRRSLSFSTFPTKFMNRVAWKETANLGHSRPPRSLRLCSGQAKRQAAAAEELPTFKYAGKTTSRHSNVHVCGFSYTGALGIPHFVVTKGTKYRRKKQYVPNPYKLPMPKKITSVACGYGFTLLSSNSLESPKVWGTGINTDSQLGFQSRSHTLESGLSYVIAPARLDLPLTKPRDTRVTQVACGRAHSIILTDKEGVFSLGNNAHGQCGRPVVDQEDYSSSKVITKIKGIEGEVKQVACGHDHSLFLTKAGEVYSCGWGADGQTGLGHYDTCSTPTKVEGDLKGEVISEVVAFSDCCLAVSENGDLFGWGNSEYNQLSLVSEETQVCTPRHLKCQGVGKIISAAVGGSICAIVNNEGDLFTWGYGILGKGPNLAESKYPQHIPSTLVGRSNINPEVKVSKVRCGLHHFAAMTDRGDLYTWGTNGTGCLGLGNLGNQFFPLRVYVPGEVLDVACGVDHTVILSKSIV, from the exons ATGGCCATCTCATATACAAAATCTATCATCACGTTTGCCAAACTTGGTTGCCGCTTTCCTTCCCGTGGACAAAGCAGGAGGTCTTTGTCTTTTTCAACGTTTCCAACCAAGTTCATGAACCGTGTTGCTTGGAAAGAAACTGCAAATTTGGGTCATTCTAGACCACCAAGAAGTCTAAGACTTTGTTCTGGCCAAGCTAAAAGGCAGGCAGCCGCTGCAGAGGAGTTGCCCACCTTTAAGTATGCCGGAAAGACGACATCTAGACACTCAAATGTTCATGTCTGTGGATTTTCATACACTGGAGCCCTAGGTATTCCACACTTTGTAGTTACCAAGGGAACCAAGTACCGACGGAAAAAGCAGTACGTTCCAAATCCGTATAAACTTCCAATGCCAAAGAAG ATCACTTCTGTTGCTTGTGGTTATGGCTTCACTCTGCTCTCCAGTAACAGTCTGGAATCACCTAAAGTTTGGGGAACTGGGATTAACACAGACTCACAACTTGGATTCCAATCACGGAGTCACACCCTGG AGAGTGGCCTGTCATATGTGATTGCGCCCGCACGCCTGGATTTACCTTTAACGAAACCCAGAGACACAAGAGTGACTCAAGTAGCTTGTGGCCGTGCACACAGTATCATACTAACAGATAAGGAGGGTG TTTTCAGCCTGGGTAACAATGCTCATGGCCAATGTGGTAGACCAGTGGTGGATCAAGAAGATTACAG TTCCAGCAAAGTCATAACCAAAATCAAAGGCATCGAGGGTGAAGTAAAACAG GTGGCTTGTGGTCACGATCACAGTCTGTTCTTAACTAAAGCCGGTGAGGTATACAGCTGTGGCTGGGGTGCTGATGGCCAGACAG GTCTCGGCCATTACGACACTTGTTCTACCCCGACGAAAGTTGAGGGCGACCTCAAGGGGGAGGTCATCTCAGAAGTGGTGGCATTCTCAGATTGTTGTCTCGCAGTCTCAG AGAATGGTGATTTATTCGGATGGGGTAATTCGGAATATAATCAACTCAGTTTGGTGTCCGAGGAAACTCAG GTTTGTACGCCGAGACATCTGAAATGTCAAGGCGTAGGAAAAATCATTTCAGCAGCTGTGGGTGGCTCTATATGTGCAATAGTAAACA ATGAAGGTGACCTCTTCACTTGGGGATATGGAATTCTGGGCAAAGGTCCTAACCTCGCAGAGAGCAAGTACCCGCAACACATCCCGTCAACATTGGTTGGGAGGTCGAATATTAACCCTGAGGTCAAGGTGTCAAAGGTCAGATGTGGACTTCATCACTTTGCAGCCATGACAG ATCGTGGTGATCTGTACACCTGGGGTACCAATGGGACAGGCTGTCTTGGTCTTGGTAACCTCGGAAACCAATTCTTTCCGCTAAGA GTGTATGTTCCCGGAGAGGTTTTAGATGTCGCTTGCGGTGTGGACCATACTGTAATCTTGAGCAAATCCATCGTTTAA